The Halocalculus aciditolerans genomic sequence ATAAACGAAATCACATCCACTGGAAGTATGTCTCTTGAATGGATGGAGAACACCTTCTCTAATGCTCCGAGCCAAGAGTTGGCTTCGACGGCTTATGTAACTTCAAACCTATTTAGTAGGGATGTCTGCGACGATGAGATGTTCTCCTGTTTGGAAGAAGTGTGGAGATATGGATGGGATGACGAGTTGAATACAATTCCTGCTAGACCGGTAACAGACAAAGCAATTGAGGTGATGCGTTCGGATTCACCGGAGCGTATGATAGTCCATTATATGCAACCACATCATCCGTTTATTGGCGAGAACGAATCTCTACCTTCATTTAATCCTGATCCCTTTGGACGAGATAACAATGGAATAGCTGAAGCCCGAACTGCCTGGGATGCCCTTCGCCGTGGAGAACTTACCTATGAGGCCGTCTGGCAGGCGTACAAGGATAACCTCCGCTATGTCCTTGAAGATGTCTCAATCCTCCGAGAGAATATCAGAGCGGACAAACTAGCCATAACAGCTGATCACGGGAATGCAGTTGGTGAGTGGGGCATCTATGATCATCCAATTGGGTTCCCACATCCAGCAGTCAAGAACGTTCCTTGGGTCGAGACAACCGCAAAAGATGAGCATACGTACGAGCCGTCCATAACAGAACAGACTAGCAGTAGATCAATTGATGAACGGCTATCTGCACTCGGTTATAAATAATATCGTACATCACCGGGCGAATATTTGATAAATTCCTTCGCGGATTCGTGGTGGTAGTAGACGTGGCGGGATCCGAAGACAGAGGTGCTGTATAGTGTCACGTCGAGATGAAATACCGAGTTCTCGAAGTTCCTGTGCCATCCGGAACTCTGCCTGTGCGTAGTCTAGACCACCTCGCCGGTCAACGAGGTCATCAACCTGTGCCCGAACAAGAGTTTTATCGAGATTCCGGAACCGAAGTCCAGCGGAAAGACACCGTGCCCATAGGTCCCAGTCTTCCATCATTGGGTAGTCACGATATCCACCTGCGCTGAGAACAGCTTCGCGGTCAAACATCGTGGTTGGATGGTTTAATGGACAGCGCCATGACATCCACTCTGCAATCTCGTCGTGTGTTATTGGTACTTCGCGGATTCGTTCCGGATGTTCAGGATCATCATGAAATTCCGCGAGGTGTGACCCAACGACGTCTGCTTTGGTGTCTGTGAGGACAGTTTGCTGATCGGCGAATCGTTCAGGTTCAGCAATGTCGTCTGCATCCATTCGTGCGACAAACGGCTCTGAACACCTCTTCAGTCCAGCTTGAAGTACACCTCCCAACCCTGAGGCGTCAGGAACGTGTTCGTGGCGACTAACTGAATGGGTATTGACTAAGTCCTCAATAGCCGTCTCAACATCTTCCGTGAGCGATTGGTTCGTCACAAGGACGATCTCTGATGGCGATGCCGTTTGTTCGATGATGCTTTTATGTGCACGACGCAAGTCAGAAGTATCGCTTGTGGCAGCTACAGGCAGTAATACGGCGATCCCACTCATCAGCTTAGACTCCAGTTCATCTCAGTGAGTACGTTAGTCTGCATTATTGGTTTGCACTCAGTACCGATGGATAAACAAACCGGTGATTGACTGTGGCTTTATTACTAATGATTCGGCGCTCACCGAGATCAGATCTTTGGCTTTGTTTGAAAGCATATTTGGAAAGCTGTAAAACCCCCTCAAGCGAAGCGTTGTGATATGATTAAAAAAGCCATTAAGACGTACAAGTACCAGGGGCTGAGGGGTCTATTAACAAGAGGAAGGACTAAAACACAGCAGAAGATTCGCCAAGCAATTGCTGGCTTTCCACCAGTCGATAAGATATCACGGCATTATTCTGAGCAGGAACTAGCAAAACTGAGAACCGCTGAAAACCGGAGAGAATTAGACAGTGTTCTCTCCACACTTAACCAATACTCTGGATATGGCCTTTACCGGACTCTCAAACCGCTCCAAAACCCTGTTGAGCATCGTCAACTTATTCAGGCAGTAGACGAGCATCAGCCGAGAACGATTTTGGAGATTGGCACTGCGAATGGTGGTACGCTTTACCCATGGTGTCGATATATTGATGGCGTCGAACGCATAATTGCGCTTGATATCGACTTCTGGGGCCGTGACCCGGATTTCTACACATCATCTTTCGTTGAGGATATAGACCGTGAGATTCACACATACACTGGCGAGTCACAATCAGTGGAGATGCGTAAGCAGATTATCTCTGATCGGCTCTGTAGTTTCGGTACACTGGGGTCGATTTCACGGATATCGGACGCTCCGGCGAAGGTTATAGACGGTGGCTTTCAGCAGCATTTCGCGGAACTCGAGCCACCAACTTCGCGCACGCACGGCAGCGCCGAGCGTGCGCTTGATCGACGAGAAGACGGTTTCTGACATAGAGCGCTGATGGTACCGATCACCGTCCATACGGGCGTTATGGGCGTGATCGAGTGAGTTCATAATCCTGTGCTTGATCAGCGGTCTGATGCCGTTTTCACGGAGTTCGTCGCGGAAGGCTTTCGCGTCGTAGCCGCGATCAGCAGCGAGGCTCCGCAGGTCGCCGGCGTTGCGCCGGGCGACCTGCGGACCGATCTTCGCGTCGTGTTTCTTGCTCGTTGTGGAGTGGATGTCGGTGATGTACAGCGTTTCGACATCCACGAGGGCAGTGACTTTCAGCGCTCGAACGCGGTAGTTCGTGCGGTTGGCGTAATGGCGGCTGGGCTGGTCACGGTCGAAGCCAGTCGAATCGATGGCGGCGTGGCCGGTGCGTTTCTCGGCTGATGCGCCGAGAAACGCACGCCACGTCGCAGTGGGAATCCGTTCAAACCACGTGCGGAGCACGGTGTAGTGCGGAAGTCTGGTGAGGCCGATCTCATCAAGGACGCCGGGCATTTCCGAGAGCAAATCGACTGCGACACGGTAGGATTTGCCCAGTTCGATGCGGAGTGCGTGCACGGTGAGCATCGCCCATTCGGCGAACCCGCCTCCCCCTTCGGGGTCGGCGGGTTCGTCCGGATTAGCGACAACTGATTTAGCCTTCGCCACCGTAACACGCGTGAAGAGACGGAATTCCGAAGTCACAACACTCTGTCTCTTCGCTTTCTACCGAGATAACGCAGTCGTCGCTGTTGCGTCTAGCGAAACTACAGAGCCCTCTGATCTTAATCCAACGATTGACTTTCTTTTCATCGACGGGGACCACTCATATACTGGTGTGAAGCGGGACTTTGAGCTGTATTCGGATATGGTCCCATCTGGCGGCCTTATCGCGTTTCATGATATTCGAGGAGATCATGAGCGGTGTGGCGTCGGCACGCTGTGGAATGAGCTAAAAGACAAGTATTCGACGACTGAATTCCACGATTCTGACGGTCCCGAAAACTGGGGCGGGGTCGGTATACTAAAAAAAGTCAGTTAGGTCAAATAGTTATCAAACAAGTATACCAAGACTCATCAACCTTAACCAACAGCCGGTATAATCCCTCTATTGTTGGTTAACGACACTCTCACAAGGTGAACGAACTCTCAGGTTATAATTTACTTTAGATTTTTGCGCCAGTTGGTGGCCAGAAAGCATATACCGATCTTCTAGCTATCGCACCACCATGGACCGGGGTTCAACCGGTGCATACCCACCCCGCACATATGATCACACGGGCAGTCACCATCGAAGACATCGATGATCTGTACCTGACGTGGAACAGCCATATCAACGGGTCCGCCCTCTACCGCCGCGCCCTCCGAGATGAGATGGAGCTTCGCGACGTCGACCCTGACGAGCTTCGAGATCTCTTCGAACGGGCCCGCGAACAGGGCTACACGAAAGACGATATCGTCGACGAGACCAACCGCTACGCTGATCTGAAAGCACTCGTCGACGACGCAGAGGAGTAACCCGCTATGTCACAGGACAATACGCCCTCCGAGACGGCTTCGAATCGCGCCGACAGCCAGTCCACGGCGGCAAGTAGGCTTCCCAGGCAAGCTGTGTTCATCGTCGTCGCCCTGAGCCTGTTCGCTGTGGAACCCGCCGCCGCCCAGACGAATGCCGTCTGTAGTGCGGACAACCTTCCCAGCATGATCGAGGGTTTCTTCCAGCTTACCACGGCGCTGGGCATTGTCGGCCTCGCAGTCGTGTGGCAGGCCGACTCCCTCATCGAGATGTTCACGATCACGCCCGACCAGAAGAAGGGCCTCAAGCGCCACAAGCGCTCCGCGATGAAGTCCGCGGTCGTCCTCGTCGCCCTCGGGCCACTCTACACCGTCGCTGGGTCGATGATGAACCTCCCGTTGGCGCAGTGCGTCGACCTCGCCCCCTGGTAGGCGACTACCACCCCCGTCGCGAGCCCCCATGACACAACGAGAGCTCTCCGTGCTAATGGCCGCCCTGTTCGTGACGAGTTTAGTCACAGGTCTCGTCACTGCAAGCCCGCCACGGCCAGGCACGGAGGGAAATGGGCTCACTGAGAATGAATCAGCGACGCTGTGGTCTCGCGACGCGGACAACTACATCACCCAGGAAGAGTACCAGCAGCGCTACGGCGAGAGCCGGACCGCGATGCACCAACTCGCAAACGGGACGGACATCACGTTCACGCGCCCGCCGGCGACAGCTGCAACGTGGACGCGAAACGATTTCGCTGATCTCGAACCCGGTGGGTCGGATACGTCTGTGCATCCGCGCCACGCGTCGCTCGAAGACGGGGTGTTCATCGAGGACGCCCACGCCACGGTGTTCGCAGTGCAGCCGTCGACGCGAGGTCACTTGGAGTCGGGTGACACGCCGCTCTATATCGCGCCGAACGGCACGATGCGGGGGTTCGTCGACTATCGCGTTCGCGTCCCGAACGGGAGCTCTTCGGGGAACACGACGATCGAGTGGTCGCTCGCGAGCAACGAGGTTGAGGAGGTTCGATTGCAGAAGGACGGCGAAACCATCGTCGAGCGCGACGGCTCGCACACGCCGGCCCTCGACTACCAGATCGAGGATGACTGGAGTGCAAACCTCACGCTTGAAGCCGAGATCAGCGTCCGGTTGAAGAAGACCACGCGAATCGACCGAGGCGACGAGACTGATGTCGAGGTCACGTACCGAACCGAATCGCTCAACGTCTCGGATTCGATCGCCGTCGAGATCTACGACCTCTCGGCGTACCCCTACTACGCCGAGTATCCCAATGGTGACGCCGGTGTGGCCATTTTCCAGTCCAGACCGTGGCAGGGGTACACGCTGACGGAGAATGGAAGCGCACGAGTGCGTGGCGTCTGGCGGTTCTACACCGCTCGGAACACCAACTGGGATACACTCGTCAGGTCGAACCGAACCGACAGCGCCACCGTCGAGTCGGATGCGATTCCGGTCTATATTCACGCGTACCCGTCGCGAATCGGCCCGCGTGCTGAACCAGTTCGCGATGGCCCAGAGATTATCGACACCTGGGGCACTGACCGACCGTCTCCGGACGGAACGCTCGGTGAGAACATCAACATCGACATCGTCAACCAGTCGTACACGACGACGTACGGTGTTGCGGTTCGCGCGGAGAACGTCGACCGCGACGCGCTCCAGGTGGCGGGGATCGTACGGGGCGTGAACGCCTCGATTGTGGCACCTGACGCTAGCTCAGAGCGGCAGCTCCGGCGCAGTAATCTGACGGTTGAGGTGCTCCAGCAGAACGAAAGTCAGGCCACACTCCGCATCGAACTCCGAGACAACGAGACCGGCGCACCGATCGTGCTCAGCGATCCCGACCGACGATATCCAATTGGCGGGAACACTCGCAACGGCTACATCACCATCGCGGAGCAACGCGTCGAGACCAACGCCTCCGGGGTGGCGATTGTGACGATCGACGAGCCGGGTATCTACACGGCACGGTACCATCCGGGTTCGTGGCTCGGGCACAACCCCGCATATGTGAGTGCGACGGCTACTGCTCGCTGGCATCCGCTCGGCACCATCGACGGTTGGTTCGCATTTATTTTCGAGGTCGGCTGGCAGCTCATCCCGTTTCTTGTGATGTTCTACGCAGGCAAGCGGCTCCTCCGAATGCTCGGTCCAGAAGACATCTTCCAACGGAACCCATAGTCCATGACTAGAAACCACCCACACATCAGTCGGCGAACCGCCCTCCGAACAGTCGCAGGTGCTGCGCTCGTAAGCGTCGCTGGCTGTCTGAACGACAATGGCGGTTCTGGGACGCCTGGTGATGGAACGACCTCTCCAGATGGCAACGGCCCACTCACGCGCATCGCTGTCGAGGAGACAACACTCGTCGTCGAACTCTCCGAAGAGGCCGACGTCGACCAAGTCAACCTCATCCAACCGAACGGCGAGTTATTCGGGAAGCGTGACGTAGCCGCAGGTGCTCAGCAGGTCTCATTCGAGATCGGCACCGCATATGCGCCCGGTGAGTACCGCGTACTCGCGTTGAAAGGCGAGGAGACAGTAGTTGAGACCACGACTGAACTCCGTCCAGAGATTCAGATACAGGATGTCGGACTCTATCGGAATAACCCAGATAAGCCGTGGGACGAAGTCTATGGTGAGAGCGAGACGGACCGGATCAAGAATGGCGAGGCATTCGTTACGGTAGAGAACACAGGAAGCGGTCCGGAAGCGATAACTGAACTAATCTTCTCCGGGGACGTTCCCAATCCAATTGAGAACCCCAGAGGCAGTGGAATGCACGAAACCGACCGGGTAGTAGTTTCCCCCGGCGAGACGGCCGACCTGTTCAGTAGTTCGTTTCCGTTCGGTACAGAAACTGAGGACGGGATGGGATGCTCCCCAGACGGGAATAGTGGCCAGTTTACTGTTATCGTTGAGACACGGGTCGGTGGAAATCAGGTCTCAAGCACCTACAACGTTCAATACACTGGTTCCGACGATATGACTGATTGTGAGGTCACGATCACTGAGGTATAACGATGGTCGATCTCATTGATGTCGTCCTTGAGGGTATCAAGGGCGTCGTTGAGTGGTTCATTGGGCTGTTCATGGACGGTCTCAGATCAGGGTATGAAACTCTGACTGAGGGAATGTTCGGGACACCTACTCCAGAGACGAACGGAGCTTTTGTCTTCGGTGAACCAACCAATGCACCCTGGCCAGCGATTCACGATGCTCTCATCGGCGGCGAAATCATGCTGGTTGCCCTCTTGCTCCTCGTGATGAGCGTTCAGGGCCGTCACACGGTTCGGATATTCAATATTGGAAGTACCTACGAAGCCCGAAAAACGAAGAAGACGGCCTGGGTCGGTGCTTTTCTAATCATTACGTGGTATTGGGTTGGAACTCTTGCACTCTACCTCGTTGACGGATTCACTATCGCCCTGATGCCGGAGCTTTCCTCGGTTACGGAGGCGATGATTGGATTCTTGGAGGTATCTATCACAAACCCAGGGCTGGGACTATTGTTCGCCGTGATTGGTGGAATCTCGATGTGGGCGCTGGAGGCGCTGTTCTACATCCGGATGATTCTGCTGTATGTCTACCTGTACGGAATGCCGATTGCATTTGCACTGGCCTACGGAAACATTCCGGTCGTATCCGATATCGCGATGGGGTTCTGCAAACGGTTTGTCCCGTTGGCTGTCCTCCCGCTCCCAGCAGCGATGGTCCTCAAGGGGTACGATTTGATCTACGGCGGTGGAACGCTCACACCCGGAACAGCGTTCCTCAAATATCTCGTCGC encodes the following:
- a CDS encoding glycosyltransferase; protein product: MSGIAVLLPVAATSDTSDLRRAHKSIIEQTASPSEIVLVTNQSLTEDVETAIEDLVNTHSVSRHEHVPDASGLGGVLQAGLKRCSEPFVARMDADDIAEPERFADQQTVLTDTKADVVGSHLAEFHDDPEHPERIREVPITHDEIAEWMSWRCPLNHPTTMFDREAVLSAGGYRDYPMMEDWDLWARCLSAGLRFRNLDKTLVRAQVDDLVDRRGGLDYAQAEFRMAQELRELGISSRRDTIQHLCLRIPPRLLPPRIREGIYQIFAR
- a CDS encoding IS5 family transposase, yielding MTSEFRLFTRVTVAKAKSVVANPDEPADPEGGGGFAEWAMLTVHALRIELGKSYRVAVDLLSEMPGVLDEIGLTRLPHYTVLRTWFERIPTATWRAFLGASAEKRTGHAAIDSTGFDRDQPSRHYANRTNYRVRALKVTALVDVETLYITDIHSTTSKKHDAKIGPQVARRNAGDLRSLAADRGYDAKAFRDELRENGIRPLIKHRIMNSLDHAHNARMDGDRYHQRSMSETVFSSIKRTLGAAVRARSWWLEFREMLLKATVYNLRRSVRYP
- a CDS encoding class I SAM-dependent methyltransferase — encoded protein: MKRRNSEVTTLCLFAFYRDNAVVAVASSETTEPSDLNPTIDFLFIDGDHSYTGVKRDFELYSDMVPSGGLIAFHDIRGDHERCGVGTLWNELKDKYSTTEFHDSDGPENWGGVGILKKVS